In Panacibacter ginsenosidivorans, the following proteins share a genomic window:
- a CDS encoding helix-turn-helix domain-containing protein yields the protein MKGEKMLHPATYCNNQLHKATKMSSNIRLEKTCNFCGNHFTAKTTVTQFCSDNCAKRAYKQRKRSAKIETAIQEEKQKVTASFNPVVVQKDFLSIDETCQLLGASRWTIYRLIDKGQLKAGKLGSRTIISRVAIDNLFNTSVV from the coding sequence ATGAAAGGAGAAAAGATGCTACATCCTGCTACATACTGCAACAACCAGCTACACAAGGCAACAAAAATGAGTAGTAACATTCGTTTAGAAAAAACCTGCAACTTCTGCGGTAATCACTTCACCGCAAAGACTACTGTTACACAGTTTTGCTCTGATAACTGTGCTAAAAGAGCATACAAACAACGTAAGAGATCAGCGAAGATTGAAACAGCTATCCAGGAAGAAAAGCAAAAAGTTACTGCCTCATTCAATCCGGTTGTAGTTCAAAAAGATTTCCTAAGCATAGATGAAACCTGCCAGCTTTTGGGTGCAAGCCGTTGGACCATTTACCGGCTCATTGATAAAGGACAATTGAAAGCAGGTAAGTTAGGAAGCCGCACAATTATTTCTCGGGTCGCAATTGATAACCTTTTTAATACTTCAGTCGTATGA
- the mnmE gene encoding tRNA uridine-5-carboxymethylaminomethyl(34) synthesis GTPase MnmE: protein MQGQLAGWDDTIAALATPPGIGAIGVIRISGKKALAITDKLFTAKKISEQPSHTLHVGLLKLNDIVLDEVVVALFKSPRSYTGEDVIEISCHGSNYILQQVLQAITSLGARPAKPGEFTQRAFLNGKLDLAQAEAVADLIASNTEASKKAALSSMRGGFSEALKNVREQLLKFAALIELELDFSQEDVEFADRTALYKLVSEAGLSINKLISSFQLGNVIKNGVSVAIIGKPNAGKSTLLNALLNENRAIVSDIPGTTRDTIEEVLNIDGILFRLIDTAGIRLHTSDIIESAGIERSLEKMKHADLVLFIFDVTDDKKEIEKRVHDMKAEGLHYILVANKIDKTNEIEARRQFGHLEKIIFIAAKEGKHTETLKEYMTDTVLHGKVQTESNIVTNARHYHALKEAATSLEEIQAGLDNNLESDLLALDIRRCLHYLGEITGQVTNEDMLDYIFSKFCIGK, encoded by the coding sequence ATGCAGGGACAATTAGCAGGATGGGATGATACAATAGCAGCGCTGGCAACACCACCGGGTATTGGGGCTATTGGTGTAATAAGAATAAGTGGTAAAAAAGCATTGGCTATAACCGACAAACTTTTTACAGCAAAGAAAATTTCTGAGCAACCATCACATACTTTGCATGTGGGGCTGCTGAAACTTAATGATATTGTACTGGATGAAGTAGTGGTTGCATTATTCAAGAGCCCGAGGTCTTATACAGGTGAAGATGTGATAGAAATATCCTGTCATGGATCTAATTATATTTTACAACAGGTATTACAGGCCATAACATCTTTAGGTGCAAGACCCGCCAAACCGGGAGAATTTACGCAGCGTGCATTCTTAAATGGCAAGCTCGATCTTGCACAGGCAGAAGCTGTTGCAGATCTTATTGCCAGCAATACAGAAGCATCAAAGAAAGCTGCTTTGAGCAGTATGCGGGGCGGTTTTTCTGAGGCATTAAAAAACGTGAGGGAGCAACTGCTGAAGTTTGCTGCGTTGATAGAACTTGAACTTGATTTCTCGCAGGAAGATGTAGAGTTTGCTGACAGAACCGCCTTGTATAAACTGGTTAGTGAGGCAGGTCTGTCTATCAATAAACTGATCAGTTCTTTTCAGTTGGGTAATGTTATAAAAAATGGAGTAAGCGTTGCTATTATTGGTAAACCCAATGCAGGCAAATCTACTTTACTCAATGCATTACTGAACGAGAACCGGGCTATTGTAAGTGATATACCGGGCACTACAAGAGATACCATTGAAGAAGTACTGAATATTGATGGTATCTTATTCAGATTAATTGATACTGCGGGCATTCGCCTGCATACAAGCGACATTATTGAAAGTGCAGGCATAGAGCGCAGCCTTGAAAAAATGAAACATGCTGATCTTGTGCTGTTCATTTTTGATGTAACGGACGATAAGAAAGAAATAGAAAAACGGGTGCATGATATGAAAGCTGAAGGGCTCCATTATATTTTGGTGGCCAATAAAATTGATAAGACAAACGAGATTGAAGCGAGACGGCAATTTGGCCATTTAGAAAAGATCATTTTCATTGCTGCAAAGGAAGGAAAGCATACGGAAACCTTAAAGGAATATATGACAGATACTGTGTTGCATGGTAAAGTGCAAACAGAAAGTAATATAGTTACCAATGCGCGGCATTACCATGCGTTAAAAGAAGCGGCTACTTCACTTGAAGAAATACAGGCGGGCCTTGATAATAACCTTGAAAGTGACCTGCTTGCCCTTGATATACGCCGCTGCCTGCATTATCTGGGAGAGATAACAGGGCAGGTTACGAACGAAGATATGCTGGATTATATATTCAGTAAGTTTTGTATCGGAAAGTAA
- a CDS encoding class I SAM-dependent methyltransferase, protein MQSAISNIQEQKTAEAFNKQSAVFDTIYSPNIIIQYKRKRVRDHVEKYLPANSNILELNAGTGEDAVYFASKGHHVHATDIAADMQQQLIKKVHDAGLSNVSTEICSFNNLSKLQNKGPYDLIFSNFAGLNCTGELDKVLQSFTPLLKQGGIATLVVMPDFCWWETLLALRGNFKLAFRRFNSKHGVKANVEGVSFTCWYYSPGYITKALKDGFEILSVEGLCTIVPPSYFENFPVRFPKLFMWLQKVEGRLKSLWPWKTTGDYFIISLRKK, encoded by the coding sequence GTGTTTGATACTATCTATTCTCCCAATATCATTATACAATACAAACGTAAACGGGTAAGAGATCATGTAGAAAAATATTTACCAGCAAACAGCAACATACTGGAATTAAATGCAGGCACAGGCGAAGATGCCGTTTACTTTGCCTCCAAAGGCCATCATGTACATGCAACCGATATTGCTGCAGACATGCAACAGCAACTTATAAAAAAAGTACACGATGCAGGTTTATCAAATGTTTCCACTGAAATATGTTCTTTCAATAATTTAAGTAAGCTGCAAAACAAAGGCCCGTATGATCTTATTTTTTCCAATTTTGCCGGGCTGAATTGTACCGGTGAATTGGATAAGGTGTTGCAATCATTTACACCATTATTAAAACAAGGCGGCATTGCTACACTTGTTGTGATGCCTGACTTCTGCTGGTGGGAAACACTACTTGCACTAAGAGGAAATTTTAAACTGGCATTTCGCAGGTTCAATAGTAAGCATGGCGTAAAAGCAAACGTGGAAGGTGTAAGTTTTACCTGCTGGTACTATTCTCCTGGCTATATAACCAAAGCTTTGAAAGATGGATTTGAAATATTATCTGTTGAAGGATTATGCACTATAGTTCCACCTTCTTATTTTGAAAACTTTCCTGTACGTTTCCCGAAATTATTTATGTGGCTGCAGAAAGTGGAAGGAAGATTAAAAAGCCTGTGGCCCTGGAAAACAACCGGTGATTATTTTATTATCAGCTTACGAAAGAAATGA